A stretch of DNA from Brevibacillus ruminantium:
GAAGTGGAGGCGTATCAAAAGAACCCTCCGGGAACACATAACCAGCGAACCGAAAAAGATCGACATGACAAGATGGAGAAACGGGAAACTCGTTTGGATTCTAATAATCGCTGAACGCGCTGCGAAATCCTTGAAGGGTTTCGCTCTTTTTTTAAAATGGGGAACCGCTGGTTGTGGAGTGGCAGCTTCCCGTTGTTTCACGTTTGTGGAAAGTATGGTAAGCTTACCCCAGCAACATTATCCATGCCAGGAGGGTTTTTGTGAGCACCACGTTTACTGATTATTCACTGAGCGCACCCCTGTTGGAAGCATTGCGCGAACTAAAAATAGAACGGCCCACTCCCGTTCAGGAAGAGGCAATCCCGCTGATTCAGAGCGGCCGTAATGCATTTGTCGAATCACCGACGGGGACTGGGAAGACACTCGCTTACCTGCTTCCCTTACTCAATCATCTTGATAGGGAGTCCAAAGAGATCCAGTTGCTTGTACTTGCTCCTACTCATGAGCTTGTGATGCAAATCACAAAAGTGGCAGACTTATTGTTAGTGAAAAGCAATCAGACAGCACAGGCAATCATCGGAGGGGTGGATGTCAAACGACAATTGGAAAGGCTGAAATCACGTCCCACTGTCGTTGTGGCTACGCCAGGGCGTTTGCTTGAATTGTTGGAGAGCCGGAAGCTAAAGGTCCATCAGGTCAAGGCGATTGTCGTCGATGAAGCAGATCGACTGCTTGATGCAGGCTTTCTCCGACCGGTTCAGGAAGTAGTCAAGAGATTGATGCGTGATACGCAGCGGGTCTTTTTCTCCGCCACCATGTCAGAAGAAGTCATCCAGCTAGCCTCCAGCATGGCGAGCGAAGCGGCGGTGATCAGAGCGGTTGCTCCAGGGAATGGGATGGGAGTTGCCCATATGTACCTGGTGAGCGAACCTCGTAAAAAGGTAGATACGCTGCGCCGCTTGCTTCGATTGGTAAACGTAAAAAAATCAATGGTGTTTGTCAATCAGATTGACAAAGTGGAGGAGATTGTTTCCAAGCTGGAATATCACCATCTGCCATGCCGGCTCTTGCACCGGGATACCAGCAAAGAAGAACGGGCACGGTCATTGCAGTTGTTCCGGGAAGGCAGGATCTCTGTATTGATTACAACGGACGTAGCAGCACGCGGCATCGATGTGGCGGATGTCGAATGTGTCGTTCATTTTGATCCGGCATCCGATGCAGATTCGTATGTGCATCGCAGTGGACGTACGGGACGAATGGGAAAAGCGGGCTTGGTCTTTTCCATCGTCGCTGCGCAGGAGTTGTTTATCTTGCGCAAGTTTTCCAAGCAGACCGGCATTTCGTTGGCTGAAAAGATCATGACTCACGGACAATTGCTTGATCCGCAGGAACGGAAGGATAAATCAGCCCCGGCAAAACGTCCGGTACATAAGAAACGGAGATTTGAAACAAAGTAGTGGTAGGCACACCAATCTAATTCCACAGGAGGTTCCCATGCGTAACGATCGTTTGGATGATGAGTCATTATTGGTCAACGGCCCTGTTGGAGGAGAGGTGCTTTCCAAGCAAGAGCGCCAGGTATTGCGGCGTTCGGCAGGAGAACTGAAACAAGCGATGGAGCGTGCAAAAAAGGAACCCATTCGCGAGTAAAGAAAAAGAAGCAGCCTCTTGGCATCCGAGGGGCTGCTTCTTTTTCATCAAAGACTGTTTTTCCATCATTCTTTCGTGAAAAGCCTGACCGTTTCCTCTGGCATTTGCTATAATCAGTTCTGTTACTTGTCAGACAGGAGCGGAAAACTATGAATTTTATCATCGATTGGTTGTCGTTTTCGTTAATCGATCAGCAGGAGGAAGAGAGTGGGACCAAGCGGGTACGTATGACACGTCATCTTTCTGCCGATGAATATGTAAAAAGCGAGCTGCGCGATTTTTTGGACGGGGAATTCGCCCGTATCGCCAAGCGGAAGACCGAACTGAATCCGAAGAGTGAGGCCAGTCCGACAAAGCTGGGTCAGTTTGTGATCGAAGCGGGTCATCCGCTCGATGCCAATCCGAACTATGCCCTGCTTCAACGACTGCTTCGTGCAGAAACTGTAGGTGAGAGTCACGAACCGACGCAGGAGATTATCCATTCCTATTTGCGCACTTCTCAAGTGAGAGGCGGGGTCTTGATTATCGTCCGCACTCGTTTGGAGACGTTGAATGAGCCCTATGTTTTCATTTTGAAATGCGACTTCGAACAAAAAACAGCGGTGATTACCGACGAGCAAAGCCTGATTGCCAACGTGCAGATGGCGATCAATGCGAAGAATATGAAATCCTTGATGTATCCCCATATGATCGAAATGGGAATGAATGACCCGTACCATGTGAAAATCCATCAGTTTTCTCACGCTCGCTATTTCGAGGAATTCCTCCGCTTTGTGGAGTATCCGCAAACGCTGACACAGATCGTGTCCGAGGAAGTGCTCACGTTGGCCAGACAGCATATTGATCTGACCTACCCTGAAGCTTCGGAGGAACGTATGCGGGCGGAAGAAGAGATTGAACTGATCGCAGCCAGTCCCAAACGTGAGCTGACGGAAAGATGGGATCATGAGACGGTAATGGAGGCTGCACAGATTATCACCGATAAGCAGCCGGAAATTGAGTTGAAATGCAAGCTGGATCATATGCAAGTAAAGGCGTTATTGGCTGATTACGGAAAAAATTTCTACATCGCCAAGGTAAATGGCAGATATGTGCTTCTCCTGGACGGGGATTTCCTTCAATTTGAACGAGGTGTGTCACCTGTAGAATTTCTGAAGCCCCAGGATATCCACGAAATTATTCGGGAGCTTGAAACACGACAACCGGGAATGGGAGGCCCTCAGCATGCACCCGCTGCCCCAACAGAAAGACCACCATGGGAAGATCACGAGACCAGCGGAGGGCAAACAGGCACAAATGATGCTCCGCCGCCGTGGGAGTAAAGCGATGAGGAAGGAAAGGGGGATCTTGAGTGGAGACAAGCAGGCAATCACTGATGAATAAGGTTGTGGAATCGGTAAAAAAACAGCTTCCGTCAGGACTCTCATGTGTTGGGGAAGGGGAGCGTATCCTGATCGGGCGGACTGATGCCGGAGAGAGGAAGGATCGTGCGCTGCTCGAAATTCCCCTGGCGCCACTTTTTAGCCGTGCAGAAAAATCTCCGCAGGATGCGGCATTGTTCACCACTGCTTTTGTAGAACGTGTCCTCGTAATTGTGCGTGGACAGCTTAGAGAACATCGGTTGGAAGGAGCAGAGGAACAGATCTATCCAGTCTTGCGGCATCTTTCCTTTATCAAAAGAGCGCCTGAGCGTTGGGCGTACCAGCCGCATACTGCGGAAACGGCCATCCTCTACGCTATCGATGACCGCGAAGGCTATCAGCTGATTGAAAAGAACATGCTGGAGGAGACGGGATGGACAATCGAAAAGCTCCATCAGCAGGCCTTGGACAATTTGCAACGACTGCCGGTTCCGAAAAAAAAGCAACAGGTAGGGCCTCATCTTATCACCTTTATTGCACCGACAGACGGCTATGCAGCAAGCAGAGTCCTGCATCCGACTTTGTTGCAAGAAATGGAGCAAAACAGGACGGGGGATGCGCTTGGAGTCGCTATCCCTCATCCAGATGTATTGATCATCGGTGATCTGCACGGAAAGACTGGCGCAGATTTATTGACAAGGCTTGCTTACGACTTTTCCTCGAAAAGCTCGCTGCCGATTTCACCGCTGCCGTTTTTCTGGGAAAAGGGGGAATTGATTCCGTTCCTTGCCGTTTCTCATGAAAAAAAGCACATGGAAGCAGAGGATGGATAGGTGGTTTGCACGGAAAAAGCAGACTTCAGTCTTCTACTGTGAACGATGGGTCAGGGACGGAATGCTTGTACAAATTTGACGCCCCACTCAATCATCCGCAGGGAGCGGATATACTGATCCTCATCGAGGGTAGGCAGGTCAGCGCGTGCTTCTAAGGCTGTCTGCCAGTTTTCTCCCTGATACCAGTCAGTCCCATCTGCTGGAGGATGCTCCTGATCAGGCCATACGCTGCTTACCTGTGGACTGTAGAGTTTGGGCGCTCCAGCAATCAGCTCCTTCCCCTCGAACCGAGGAAGATACCTGCCGTCTGTTTCACTCGCTGGCTTTCGCGGAGTGAAAAGATGTGGCCAATAGTCAGCACGGGAGCCCGTGTGAGGAATCCGCCTCGCCCATTCATAGATGCTTTGCAGCCGTACGGGGTTGTCAAAAAGCAATTGATACAGCGTTTTGCCGATATCGATTCGCTGGGTGACGGAAGGGAAGCGATGGACACTAATCCCGCATGCATGCAGTCTGCGGTCTGTCGGGTGTTCTTTATAAGGAAAGATGACTTGATTTAATGAGAGAATGGATTGTGTAAAGAAAGCCAGACTAAAGAAAATTTGTTGCTCGGCAAAGGGCTTGTCCACCACTCTTTGCTCGATGTACTGTTGTTCATTGATGATCAGGGCTCTGGTTAAACGAACGCTATCTTTCGTATGTAAAAAGCTTTGCCAGATGGGCTGCATAAAGACAGAAACACCTAAATCGACCAGCAGGGCAGTCAAATCCTGGCCCGTCCGTTTCATTTTTTCATACAGCAGCAACTGAGCGTAAGCATCATGAAAGATGAGCCAGTTGCACCGTTCCAGAAACCAGAAATAGTTTTTAATCTCCGCAGCGGTCATCAGACGGGGTAGCCACTCGCCGTGCAGGTCGGTCATATTCCATCCGCCGTTTCGTGAGACGAGGTGGGCAAGCAATGCCCAGTGCACTTCGGAGTGATTCTGAAAAAATGCGAGGTAAGCCTGTGTACGTGTTATGTTATTGCGATTTGCCCGATGGGTTAGCCGGCGAATATCTGCGATGATATCACGATCTT
This window harbors:
- a CDS encoding DEAD/DEAH box helicase, which encodes MSTTFTDYSLSAPLLEALRELKIERPTPVQEEAIPLIQSGRNAFVESPTGTGKTLAYLLPLLNHLDRESKEIQLLVLAPTHELVMQITKVADLLLVKSNQTAQAIIGGVDVKRQLERLKSRPTVVVATPGRLLELLESRKLKVHQVKAIVVDEADRLLDAGFLRPVQEVVKRLMRDTQRVFFSATMSEEVIQLASSMASEAAVIRAVAPGNGMGVAHMYLVSEPRKKVDTLRRLLRLVNVKKSMVFVNQIDKVEEIVSKLEYHHLPCRLLHRDTSKEERARSLQLFREGRISVLITTDVAARGIDVADVECVVHFDPASDADSYVHRSGRTGRMGKAGLVFSIVAAQELFILRKFSKQTGISLAEKIMTHGQLLDPQERKDKSAPAKRPVHKKRRFETK
- a CDS encoding DUF3900 domain-containing protein encodes the protein MNFIIDWLSFSLIDQQEEESGTKRVRMTRHLSADEYVKSELRDFLDGEFARIAKRKTELNPKSEASPTKLGQFVIEAGHPLDANPNYALLQRLLRAETVGESHEPTQEIIHSYLRTSQVRGGVLIIVRTRLETLNEPYVFILKCDFEQKTAVITDEQSLIANVQMAINAKNMKSLMYPHMIEMGMNDPYHVKIHQFSHARYFEEFLRFVEYPQTLTQIVSEEVLTLARQHIDLTYPEASEERMRAEEEIELIAASPKRELTERWDHETVMEAAQIITDKQPEIELKCKLDHMQVKALLADYGKNFYIAKVNGRYVLLLDGDFLQFERGVSPVEFLKPQDIHEIIRELETRQPGMGGPQHAPAAPTERPPWEDHETSGGQTGTNDAPPPWE
- a CDS encoding DUF1444 family protein, with product METSRQSLMNKVVESVKKQLPSGLSCVGEGERILIGRTDAGERKDRALLEIPLAPLFSRAEKSPQDAALFTTAFVERVLVIVRGQLREHRLEGAEEQIYPVLRHLSFIKRAPERWAYQPHTAETAILYAIDDREGYQLIEKNMLEETGWTIEKLHQQALDNLQRLPVPKKKQQVGPHLITFIAPTDGYAASRVLHPTLLQEMEQNRTGDALGVAIPHPDVLIIGDLHGKTGADLLTRLAYDFSSKSSLPISPLPFFWEKGELIPFLAVSHEKKHMEAEDG
- a CDS encoding DUF2515 family protein; this translates as MKPIQTEDRDIIADIRRLTHRANRNNITRTQAYLAFFQNHSEVHWALLAHLVSRNGGWNMTDLHGEWLPRLMTAAEIKNYFWFLERCNWLIFHDAYAQLLLYEKMKRTGQDLTALLVDLGVSVFMQPIWQSFLHTKDSVRLTRALIINEQQYIEQRVVDKPFAEQQIFFSLAFFTQSILSLNQVIFPYKEHPTDRRLHACGISVHRFPSVTQRIDIGKTLYQLLFDNPVRLQSIYEWARRIPHTGSRADYWPHLFTPRKPASETDGRYLPRFEGKELIAGAPKLYSPQVSSVWPDQEHPPADGTDWYQGENWQTALEARADLPTLDEDQYIRSLRMIEWGVKFVQAFRP